A genomic segment from Polyangium mundeleinium encodes:
- a CDS encoding DUF4419 domain-containing protein gives MSVTFLVDDVPRATEPLPTRRLAETHGDALTFGGDADLPVVDHGSTHALLGAVHLAFAEHRPLVLSPDAVWLTIAQGVAQHVRLHAEQLRSRLVRHAGTARIEVPLEGPMPTDAASWASIVGSFRDRVADQVGAGRARLFECDFSTSTEVDRIASQVVLLDAYAPYFDYYLACICGIPEITLLGTPADWKRIRERIDVIAELDLDFWTRSLAPICDELVRAASGQPDFDFWRRIYKPEDAYGGDVITGWIARLYPYIVQQGSAAQRNPLLDLPLDEPRGGSDDEWYQGPGIRTHEVLGSPSTVRIHVVDFVQNERHVVALDGGVTAVSQDAEGRLAPISGWALRRSSPAIGEVLERIRAGHPFVPAGGRDDRAWFSLAGPADFMAMYHAFEEATLFAETNPWRLLRPEEHQRVVFSLPYERTTDVHRFLDLPDGTFLAMTGGRNSVLVRGRLDAVEPPPPAKAKKDAYDPESIETLPRQRRSSQPFEEVTILRRPLVEVLLRALDSGGATDLPEDGRLRDVLAEWYFEPPPPPRKKPGRR, from the coding sequence ATGAGCGTGACCTTCCTCGTCGACGACGTCCCCCGCGCGACCGAGCCTCTCCCCACGCGACGGCTCGCCGAGACCCACGGCGACGCGCTGACGTTCGGCGGGGACGCGGACCTGCCCGTGGTCGACCATGGCTCGACGCACGCGCTGCTCGGCGCCGTCCACCTCGCGTTCGCGGAGCACCGGCCGCTCGTGCTCTCGCCCGACGCCGTGTGGTTGACGATTGCGCAGGGCGTCGCGCAGCACGTCCGCCTCCACGCTGAACAGCTCCGGTCGCGGCTCGTCCGGCACGCGGGCACGGCGCGGATCGAGGTCCCGCTGGAGGGCCCGATGCCGACCGACGCGGCGTCCTGGGCCTCGATCGTCGGCTCCTTCCGGGACCGCGTCGCGGACCAGGTCGGCGCTGGGCGCGCGCGGCTCTTCGAATGCGACTTTTCCACGAGCACCGAGGTCGATCGCATCGCGAGCCAGGTCGTCCTCCTCGACGCCTACGCGCCCTATTTCGATTATTACCTCGCCTGCATCTGCGGCATTCCGGAGATCACGCTGCTCGGCACGCCCGCCGACTGGAAGCGAATTCGCGAGCGTATCGACGTGATCGCGGAACTCGATCTCGATTTCTGGACCCGCTCCCTCGCGCCCATCTGCGACGAGCTCGTGCGCGCGGCCTCGGGGCAGCCGGATTTCGACTTCTGGCGCCGCATTTACAAACCCGAAGATGCGTACGGAGGGGACGTGATCACCGGCTGGATCGCGCGGCTTTACCCGTACATCGTGCAACAGGGCAGCGCGGCGCAGCGCAATCCCCTCCTGGATCTCCCCCTCGACGAACCACGGGGCGGCAGCGACGACGAATGGTACCAGGGCCCAGGCATCCGGACCCACGAGGTGCTCGGCAGCCCGTCGACCGTGCGGATTCACGTGGTCGACTTCGTCCAGAACGAGCGCCACGTCGTCGCCCTCGACGGCGGCGTCACCGCGGTCTCGCAGGATGCGGAGGGCCGCCTCGCCCCCATCTCCGGCTGGGCCTTGCGTCGCAGCAGCCCCGCCATCGGCGAGGTCCTCGAGCGCATCCGCGCGGGGCATCCATTCGTCCCCGCTGGGGGGCGCGACGACCGCGCCTGGTTCAGCCTCGCCGGTCCCGCCGATTTCATGGCCATGTACCATGCGTTCGAGGAGGCGACCTTGTTCGCCGAGACGAATCCCTGGCGGCTCCTCCGGCCCGAAGAACACCAACGTGTCGTCTTTTCCTTGCCGTACGAGCGCACGACGGACGTTCATCGTTTCCTCGACCTGCCCGACGGCACGTTCCTCGCGATGACGGGCGGTCGAAATTCGGTCCTGGTCCGTGGCCGGCTCGACGCTGTCGAGCCGCCGCCTCCGGCCAAGGCGAAAAAAGACGCGTATGACCCCGAATCCATCGAGACGCTTCCGCGGCAACGACGATCGAGCCAGCCGTTCGAAGAGGTGACGATCCTTCGCCGGCCGCTCGTGGAGGTCTTGCTCCGCGCCCTCGACAGCGGTGGCGCGACGGATCTGCCCGAGGACGGTCGATTGCGCGACGTGCTCGCGGAGTGGTACTTCGAGCCCCCGCCGCCGCCCCGCAAGAAACCGGGGCGGCGTTAG
- a CDS encoding DUF2804 domain-containing protein — protein sequence MRGNSRELDGDVALCTPEGRLNPDAKGWSRRPLHRCDLRGPWGRRKRWEYWCVTWNGGVLALTYADFDYLGMASALLLDRETGRELEKVVPVPLALGFSLPDTVGGGDIVFERLGLRLAFREERGGTRLVTWFQSRGRVVEADVLVARPSGHETLNVVVPWSEVLFQFTSKQNTLPATGTVRVDGVEQGLGPEEQAFGCLDFGRGVWPSHTVWNWASASGVVEGRVVGLQFGGKWTDGTGATENGVCLDGRLHKIHEDVRFEYDRRDYREPWRLTSRGSDRVRLDFQPTHEKQTKVPLVVAGAEIHQCFGRFSGEVRDDGGERVIIDGLFGWAEELRARW from the coding sequence ATGCGCGGAAATTCTCGTGAGCTCGACGGCGACGTGGCCCTCTGCACGCCGGAGGGGCGGCTGAACCCCGATGCGAAGGGCTGGTCGCGGAGGCCCCTGCATCGATGCGACCTGCGCGGCCCCTGGGGGCGCCGGAAGCGCTGGGAGTACTGGTGCGTCACCTGGAACGGCGGCGTCCTCGCGCTGACGTATGCCGACTTCGACTACCTCGGCATGGCGAGCGCGCTGCTGCTCGATCGGGAGACCGGCCGCGAGCTCGAAAAGGTCGTCCCGGTTCCGCTCGCGCTCGGGTTTTCCCTGCCCGATACGGTCGGCGGTGGCGATATCGTGTTCGAAAGGCTCGGGCTCCGGCTCGCGTTTCGCGAGGAGCGCGGCGGCACGCGCCTCGTCACGTGGTTCCAGAGCCGCGGGCGCGTGGTCGAGGCCGACGTGCTCGTGGCCCGGCCGTCCGGACACGAGACGCTCAACGTCGTGGTGCCGTGGAGCGAGGTGTTGTTCCAGTTCACCTCGAAGCAAAACACGCTCCCCGCGACCGGGACCGTCCGCGTGGACGGCGTCGAGCAGGGGCTCGGCCCGGAGGAGCAGGCCTTTGGCTGCCTCGATTTTGGTCGCGGCGTCTGGCCCTCGCACACGGTCTGGAACTGGGCTTCGGCGTCGGGGGTCGTCGAGGGGCGGGTCGTCGGCCTGCAATTCGGCGGGAAGTGGACCGACGGGACGGGGGCGACCGAAAACGGCGTCTGCCTCGACGGCCGGCTCCACAAGATCCACGAGGATGTCCGGTTCGAGTACGACCGCCGCGATTATCGCGAGCCCTGGCGGCTCACCTCGAGAGGCTCTGATCGGGTGCGGCTCGACTTCCAGCCGACGCACGAGAAACAGACGAAGGTGCCGCTCGTCGTGGCCGGCGCGGAGATCCACCAGTGCTTCGGTCGTTTCTCTGGCGAAGTGCGTGACGACGGGGGCGAGCGCGTGATCATCGACGGCCTCTTCGGCTGGGCCGAGGAACTGCGCGCTCGCTGGTAG
- a CDS encoding Hsp70 family protein produces MSSQFRPEVYAIDFGTTNSLLAAANATSTCPPIPLDDAASDPTILRSLLFFGQNQFSCGAVAIRDFVASGMQGRLIRSIKKFLPDRGFSGTQIGHRVVTIEDLIGRFLRIMRDHANRHFNAEVDRVVLGRPAMFSLDPVEDRLAQDRLERAAQSAGFSEVTFCPEPVAAAHDFELGLDRPMTVLVADFGGGTSDYTVVRMRPEGFAASDVLSLGGVSVAGDALDGSLMRHKIARHFGAEVTYQVPLGKNLLTMPRGIMEKLCSPADMAVLQHRDMLAFLRDVQAWSLGDDDQKRMDQLLCLVEDSLAFQVFEAIEHSKCALSEATKTQFAFDYPTMNIHEWITRDEFEAGAERSVDAILRSLDRTLESAGLGFEAIDVVCCTGGTARVPRLARALEERFGSGKLRKLRSFHSVVQGLAERARRLARGLD; encoded by the coding sequence ATGTCGTCACAATTCAGGCCCGAGGTTTATGCCATCGATTTCGGCACCACCAATTCACTGCTCGCCGCGGCGAACGCGACGTCGACATGCCCCCCAATCCCCCTCGACGACGCCGCATCCGACCCGACCATCCTGCGCAGCCTGCTCTTTTTCGGGCAGAACCAGTTCTCCTGCGGCGCAGTGGCCATCCGCGACTTCGTCGCGAGCGGAATGCAAGGGCGGCTCATCCGCTCGATCAAGAAGTTTCTCCCCGACCGCGGCTTCTCAGGCACGCAGATCGGCCACCGCGTCGTCACCATCGAGGACCTGATCGGCCGCTTCCTGCGAATCATGCGAGATCACGCGAACCGCCATTTCAACGCCGAGGTCGATCGCGTGGTGCTGGGGAGGCCAGCCATGTTCTCGCTCGATCCCGTGGAAGACCGGCTCGCCCAGGACCGGCTCGAACGCGCAGCGCAGAGCGCAGGGTTCTCCGAGGTCACCTTTTGCCCCGAGCCTGTCGCCGCCGCCCACGATTTCGAGCTCGGGCTCGATCGTCCCATGACCGTGCTCGTCGCCGATTTCGGCGGCGGAACCTCGGACTACACGGTCGTGCGGATGCGGCCGGAGGGATTCGCCGCCTCCGACGTCCTCTCCCTCGGAGGCGTGTCCGTGGCCGGCGACGCGCTCGACGGGAGCCTGATGCGCCACAAGATCGCGCGCCATTTCGGCGCAGAGGTGACCTACCAGGTGCCCCTCGGCAAGAACCTGCTCACAATGCCCCGCGGGATCATGGAGAAGCTCTGCTCGCCGGCAGACATGGCCGTGCTGCAGCACCGGGACATGCTCGCATTCCTGCGAGACGTGCAAGCCTGGTCGCTCGGAGACGACGACCAGAAGCGAATGGACCAGCTCCTCTGTCTGGTCGAAGATTCGCTCGCATTCCAGGTATTCGAGGCCATCGAGCACAGCAAATGCGCACTCTCGGAGGCAACGAAGACCCAGTTCGCCTTCGACTACCCGACGATGAACATCCACGAATGGATCACCCGCGACGAATTCGAAGCAGGCGCCGAGCGATCGGTAGACGCCATCCTGCGGTCACTCGATCGAACCCTCGAATCAGCAGGGCTCGGCTTCGAAGCCATCGACGTGGTCTGTTGCACCGGCGGGACAGCGCGCGTCCCACGGCTCGCACGCGCACTCGAAGAGCGGTTCGGGAGCGGAAAGCTCCGCAAGCTGCGGAGTTTTCACTCCGTCGTGCAGGGGCTCGCCGAACGAGCGCGGCGGCTCGCGCGCGGCCTCGATTGA